A part of Chloroflexota bacterium genomic DNA contains:
- the amrS gene encoding AmmeMemoRadiSam system radical SAM enzyme: MANFNLHDALLYDQLDYERVKCNLCAHRCTISEGGKGICRVRENHGGRLYTRVYGNLIAQNVDPIEKKPLYHFYPGSTAYSVATPGCNFHCKWCQNWQISQMPRLMNLPDRKRVQPEAIVEAAIATGSQSIAYTYTEPTIFFEYSLDVSKLAHDAGIKNVYVTNGFMTPEMIDLYHPWLDAANVDIKAFRDETYRKLMGGRLEPVLESCRRLKAAGVWLEVTTLIVPGVNDNPDELRGLAQFIYDDLGPETPWHLSRFYPQYKMTSQAPTGEKILHKTKAMGEEIGLEYIYIGNVAGIYATHCKKCGQELIVRSGYQTQIVGLDDNGSCTACGTPVDGVGIAG, encoded by the coding sequence ATGGCAAACTTCAATCTTCATGATGCTTTATTATACGATCAACTTGATTATGAGCGAGTTAAATGTAATCTTTGCGCCCATCGCTGCACGATCAGTGAGGGTGGCAAGGGGATCTGTAGGGTACGGGAGAATCACGGCGGGAGGCTATATACCCGTGTTTACGGCAATTTGATCGCCCAAAACGTTGATCCAATTGAGAAGAAACCGCTCTATCACTTCTATCCCGGCTCAACGGCTTACTCGGTTGCCACACCGGGCTGCAATTTCCACTGTAAGTGGTGTCAAAATTGGCAGATCTCCCAGATGCCGCGCTTGATGAACCTGCCGGACCGCAAGCGGGTTCAACCCGAAGCGATTGTGGAGGCCGCCATCGCCACCGGCTCGCAGTCGATTGCCTACACCTATACTGAGCCTACTATTTTCTTTGAATATAGCTTAGATGTCTCCAAATTGGCGCATGATGCAGGTATAAAGAACGTCTATGTCACCAATGGCTTTATGACACCGGAAATGATTGACCTTTACCATCCCTGGCTGGACGCCGCGAATGTGGATATTAAGGCATTTAGGGATGAGACCTATCGCAAGCTGATGGGTGGCCGGCTGGAACCTGTGTTGGAAAGCTGCCGCCGATTGAAAGCTGCTGGGGTCTGGCTGGAGGTCACTACGTTGATCGTCCCGGGTGTGAATGATAACCCGGATGAACTGCGCGGTCTGGCGCAATTCATCTATGATGACCTAGGTCCGGAGACACCCTGGCACCTCAGCCGGTTCTACCCACAATATAAAATGACCTCTCAGGCGCCGACTGGGGAGAAGATATTGCACAAGACCAAAGCCATGGGGGAAGAAATTGGTCTGGAGTATATCTATATTGGGAATGTGGCGGGGATTTATGCGACCCACTGTAAGAAGTGCGGGCAGGAATTGATCGTCCGCAGCGGTTACCAGACCCAAATTGTCGGTTTGGACGATAATGGCTCCTGCACAGCCTGTGGAACGCCGGTGGATGGGGTGGGAATTGCTGGATAA
- a CDS encoding beta-ureidopropionase, producing MKLSIAVVQFNPVRDNIKKNIRKLRRLLTGIKSDLVVLPELANTGYLYATPEDLLPLAEPQDGSGAFLTTLRELAAQTGGLIVSGYAEVAEGKLLNAAAAVTQDGVIANYRKTHLFDHEKALYSSGDTGFQIVEWQGVKIGMMICFDWIFPEAARTLALKGAQIIAHPANLVLPYCQNAMITRSIENQVFTVTANRVGKEHLDNLHLTFTGQSQVTTPGGKILYRGPTRKESVHVVEIDPERAVNKRLNTNNDLFEDRRSSLYEID from the coding sequence ATGAAATTATCAATTGCTGTCGTCCAATTCAATCCAGTCCGAGATAACATCAAGAAGAACATCCGTAAACTCCGCCGGCTCTTGACTGGAATAAAATCGGACCTGGTGGTCCTGCCAGAGCTGGCCAATACAGGTTATCTCTATGCCACACCGGAGGATCTCCTTCCGCTCGCAGAGCCGCAGGATGGCTCTGGGGCGTTTCTGACAACCTTAAGAGAACTAGCCGCACAAACCGGTGGTCTGATTGTTAGCGGCTACGCAGAGGTTGCTGAGGGCAAGCTGCTCAACGCTGCTGCCGCCGTCACGCAGGATGGCGTGATTGCCAACTACCGCAAAACCCATCTTTTTGACCATGAGAAGGCCCTCTATTCATCCGGCGACACCGGCTTTCAAATTGTCGAATGGCAAGGCGTCAAGATCGGCATGATGATCTGTTTCGATTGGATTTTCCCCGAAGCTGCCCGAACCCTGGCACTCAAAGGCGCTCAAATCATCGCTCACCCCGCCAACCTGGTCCTGCCCTACTGCCAAAATGCGATGATCACCCGCTCGATCGAAAATCAGGTCTTCACCGTCACAGCCAACCGAGTCGGCAAAGAACATCTGGATAATCTCCACCTGACCTTCACTGGCCAATCTCAGGTTACAACCCCCGGCGGAAAAATCCTCTATAGGGGACCAACCAGGAAAGAGAGTGTCCATGTGGTCGAGATAGATCCTGAGCGTGCGGTGAATAAGAGGCTCAACACCAATAATGATCTTTTTGAGGATCGCCGATCATCACTATACGAAATAGATTAA
- a CDS encoding 2,3-bisphosphoglycerate-independent phosphoglycerate mutase codes for MDFDVLKSLVIKGENQGKIVLLVMDGLGGLPMEPGGKTELETANTPNMDKLAASSMLGLHQGIRTGITPGSGPAHLGLFGYDPLKYEVGRGALSALGIDFDLQDSDVAARGNFCTVDEQGLVTDRRAGRIPTEICEHLCDLLNEKVNIPSVEVFLRPVKEYRFLLVLRGEGLKANIEETDPLFVGKKPLPATAMDDASAKAAELTNEFIRQAAEILKDEHPANMLLLRGFAQVPEWPKFPELYDLKSIAIAMYPMYRGVSKLVGMYSPPAAHDYEEEIDMLEENWDKYDFFFVHIKKTDSYGEDGNFAAKVGEIEKVDKLLPRIMALDPDVLIITGDHSTPAVMKSHSWHPVPVLFYSKNNSRPDNVISFGERACTQGSLGVRFPAFELMPLAMAYAGRLEKFGA; via the coding sequence ATGGATTTTGACGTACTAAAATCACTAGTTATCAAGGGCGAAAATCAAGGTAAGATCGTCCTTTTGGTTATGGATGGCCTCGGCGGTTTACCGATGGAACCCGGTGGCAAAACAGAGCTGGAAACCGCTAATACACCTAATATGGATAAGCTGGCTGCCTCGAGCATGTTGGGGCTGCACCAGGGCATCCGCACTGGCATTACCCCTGGCTCCGGTCCGGCTCACCTGGGCCTCTTTGGCTATGATCCCCTCAAATATGAAGTAGGGCGGGGTGCTCTCTCGGCCCTTGGGATTGATTTCGACTTGCAGGATTCGGATGTTGCTGCTCGTGGTAACTTCTGCACGGTTGATGAGCAGGGTCTGGTGACGGATCGTCGGGCTGGTCGCATACCCACTGAAATTTGCGAGCATCTCTGTGACCTGTTGAATGAAAAGGTAAACATCCCCAGCGTGGAAGTCTTCCTGCGGCCGGTGAAGGAATATCGTTTCTTGTTGGTGTTGCGCGGAGAAGGCCTAAAAGCTAATATTGAAGAAACTGATCCGCTGTTTGTTGGGAAGAAACCTCTGCCCGCCACAGCTATGGATGATGCTTCTGCCAAGGCTGCTGAACTGACCAATGAATTTATCCGGCAGGCAGCAGAGATCCTCAAAGACGAGCATCCTGCCAATATGCTGCTGCTCCGTGGCTTTGCACAGGTCCCCGAGTGGCCGAAATTCCCCGAACTCTATGATCTCAAGTCGATCGCGATTGCGATGTACCCCATGTATCGTGGCGTTTCCAAGCTTGTAGGAATGTATAGTCCACCTGCTGCCCATGATTATGAGGAAGAGATTGATATGCTCGAGGAAAATTGGGATAAATACGATTTCTTCTTCGTCCATATCAAGAAGACCGACAGCTACGGCGAAGATGGAAATTTCGCTGCCAAGGTCGGTGAGATTGAGAAGGTGGACAAGCTCCTGCCGCGGATCATGGCCCTTGATCCTGATGTCTTGATCATTACCGGTGACCACAGCACACCTGCCGTGATGAAATCCCACAGCTGGCACCCGGTACCGGTGCTGTTCTATTCCAAGAACAACAGCCGGCCTGACAACGTAATCAGCTTTGGTGAACGGGCCTGCACACAGGGTTCTCTTGGTGTCCGATTCCCCGCATTCGAGTTGATGCCTCTGGCGATGGCGTATGCCGGGCGGCTGGAGAAGTTCGGCGCCTAA
- a CDS encoding NAD-binding protein has product MSLKIGYIGLGIMGKSMARNVLKAGYPVVVHNRSRESVHELVAEGAIEAHSPAEVAAQVDIVFTNLPDSPDVDLVALGEHGIIEGGRVGLIYVDNSTIKPATARYVGNKLAEKGILMLDAPVSGGDVGALNGTLTIMVGGPEEALAKTMPVLKAMGKTITHVGGLGDGQIAKAANQIMVAAQMVAMGELLILAQKAGADPEKVVEAIRGGAAGCWTLDNKPQRLFAGNRQPGFKAYMQAKDLGIVMDTAREYGIPLPSAAIHTQLFNAMMEMGMRDLDNSAVLGVIEKLAGTELQI; this is encoded by the coding sequence ATGTCGCTGAAGATTGGATATATTGGTTTAGGGATTATGGGAAAGTCGATGGCGAGGAATGTCCTCAAGGCGGGATATCCGGTGGTGGTTCATAACCGCAGTAGGGAAAGCGTGCATGAACTGGTCGCAGAAGGGGCAATTGAAGCTCACTCACCTGCGGAAGTCGCCGCTCAGGTCGATATTGTGTTTACAAACCTTCCGGATTCACCCGATGTGGACCTGGTCGCTCTTGGCGAGCATGGAATTATTGAGGGGGGACGCGTGGGATTAATTTATGTTGATAATTCAACCATCAAACCCGCCACTGCCCGGTACGTTGGTAACAAGCTGGCTGAAAAAGGTATTTTAATGTTGGATGCACCGGTGAGCGGGGGCGATGTTGGTGCGCTTAATGGCACATTGACGATTATGGTCGGTGGGCCAGAAGAAGCCCTGGCGAAGACAATGCCTGTATTGAAAGCAATGGGCAAAACGATCACGCATGTCGGCGGACTGGGGGATGGGCAGATTGCGAAGGCTGCCAATCAGATCATGGTAGCCGCTCAAATGGTGGCAATGGGTGAATTGTTGATCCTTGCGCAGAAGGCCGGTGCTGATCCGGAGAAAGTCGTTGAAGCCATCCGTGGTGGAGCGGCGGGCTGCTGGACACTGGATAATAAACCACAGCGATTGTTCGCCGGCAACCGTCAGCCTGGTTTTAAAGCCTATATGCAAGCCAAAGACCTGGGCATTGTGATGGATACCGCCCGTGAATATGGGATCCCACTGCCTTCGGCAGCCATTCATACCCAATTATTTAACGCGATGATGGAAATGGGAATGCGCGATTTGGATAATTCAGCTGTTTTGGGTGTGATTGAAAAGCTAGCGGGAACCGAACTGCAAATTTAG
- a CDS encoding OsmC family protein yields MAVVTFKATSKLVSGLQVDNQVRDFTVRMDEPKELGGSDTGMNPVEALLAALGGCMTIVASAFAKAKKIDLQDFWLELEGDLDPDGFLKGKPGVRNGFQEVRLTPHIKSTSSPEEIAEFMVFVKSRCPVSDVMVNGTVVIPAEAVIE; encoded by the coding sequence ATGGCAGTAGTGACATTCAAAGCAACAAGCAAATTGGTTAGTGGTTTACAGGTTGATAACCAGGTCCGTGATTTCACCGTACGTATGGATGAACCGAAAGAGTTGGGCGGCTCCGACACCGGCATGAACCCCGTTGAGGCTCTTTTGGCCGCACTGGGCGGTTGTATGACGATTGTCGCATCGGCTTTTGCCAAAGCTAAGAAAATTGATCTGCAGGACTTCTGGTTAGAGCTGGAGGGCGATCTTGATCCTGATGGTTTCCTCAAAGGCAAACCCGGCGTTCGGAATGGCTTCCAGGAGGTTCGCTTGACCCCTCACATCAAATCCACATCTTCTCCTGAGGAAATTGCTGAATTCATGGTCTTCGTCAAGTCTCGGTGCCCCGTGAGTGACGTGATGGTTAATGGTACAGTCGTTATTCCTGCAGAGGCAGTCATCGAATAA
- a CDS encoding response regulator transcription factor — protein sequence MISRKISILLVDDHEVVRQGLRAYLDSQPDFRVIGEASSGEEAVEAAMEYLPDVMLMDLVMSGMGGVEATRKVKDITPRTQIVVLTSYHQDEFIFPALQAGAISYVLKDVMMDDLADAIRKASRGEAVLHPRVAERVIQEINGARGAPFNPFTELTNREMEVLRLIARGMSNSDIAADLFISENTVKGHVSNILSKLQLADRTQAAVYAWEQGLVFRVN from the coding sequence ATGATATCCAGGAAAATATCAATTCTTCTTGTCGATGACCATGAAGTAGTCAGACAGGGATTGCGCGCGTACCTTGATTCACAGCCGGATTTTCGGGTGATCGGGGAAGCCTCTTCAGGAGAGGAGGCTGTTGAGGCTGCCATGGAATACCTGCCGGATGTCATGCTGATGGACCTGGTGATGAGCGGCATGGGTGGGGTGGAAGCTACCCGTAAGGTCAAGGATATTACTCCAAGGACTCAGATTGTGGTGCTGACCTCCTATCATCAGGATGAGTTTATTTTCCCCGCTCTTCAAGCCGGTGCTATCTCCTATGTGTTAAAGGATGTGATGATGGATGATCTGGCAGACGCGATCCGAAAGGCATCACGTGGTGAAGCTGTTCTCCATCCAAGGGTCGCAGAGCGGGTAATTCAGGAGATTAATGGAGCCAGAGGCGCACCTTTTAATCCATTTACCGAGTTGACTAATCGTGAGATGGAAGTGCTGCGATTGATTGCGCGGGGGATGTCCAATAGCGATATTGCAGCGGATTTGTTCATCTCTGAAAATACCGTCAAAGGGCATGTCAGCAATATTCTTAGCAAACTTCAACTGGCTGACCGCACCCAGGCTGCGGTATACGCCTGGGAGCAGGGTTTAGTCTTTCGGGTCAATTAA
- a CDS encoding sensor histidine kinase, whose amino-acid sequence MKIEEPLQLNQSKPKLKAILQHFSLSFRSLRWSLTMSYAVVTIAALLVAEIVISVMLMSYFVKNLDLTPETLITNLSAEWIPQVREFFSEDPPDVDGARAYLEDFQGSVIETKPLLIFGNLELQMKAKDFLSFYYLLSDRTLVTAIPNDIVPDEDVGTEIPYDYLPGLADPLRAALRGEEDWNLLYAKIEPGHRIVGAIPVFRYEAPLSETPPIADKPILDLEYNLVGVIVFTTKTFPWEFLPLKEISLYIARSLLIFTLFAGIIGSLFGMLTANGLTKRFSNVSQAAHSWSRGDFSAIIRDKHDDEIGKLGNDLNTMAEQLENLLDRRQEISILEERNRLARDLHDSVKQQAFAASAQLAAAKVRFSSDPDRAAGHLDQAEILIGKVRQELTDLIQELRPVAMKGKGLIVAVKDYAEDWCNRYDIEISTHVRGERNIPLEAEKSVFRIIQEGLANVAWHSHATKVDLVFNFRTDFLLLTIRDDGIGFTVDQSTKSGMGLKSMRERAELIGGELSIDSRIGVGTKIILKYPYTQLEI is encoded by the coding sequence ATGAAAATTGAAGAACCACTACAACTCAATCAGAGCAAGCCTAAACTTAAGGCGATTCTCCAGCATTTCAGTCTATCGTTTCGCAGCTTACGCTGGAGCCTCACCATGAGTTATGCCGTCGTAACGATCGCCGCGTTGTTGGTGGCCGAGATCGTTATTAGCGTTATGTTGATGTCCTATTTTGTGAAAAATTTGGACTTGACGCCTGAAACATTGATCACAAACCTGAGCGCTGAATGGATTCCCCAGGTGAGGGAGTTTTTCTCAGAGGATCCACCTGACGTGGATGGGGCCAGGGCATATCTTGAAGATTTTCAGGGTTCGGTGATTGAAACCAAGCCTTTACTGATCTTTGGCAATCTAGAACTACAGATGAAGGCAAAGGATTTTCTGAGTTTTTATTATTTGCTGTCAGATCGCACCCTGGTGACAGCCATTCCGAATGATATTGTGCCTGATGAAGATGTCGGCACTGAGATTCCCTATGATTACTTGCCGGGATTGGCTGACCCACTCAGGGCCGCTCTCCGAGGTGAGGAGGATTGGAATCTGTTATATGCCAAGATTGAACCGGGCCATAGGATTGTTGGCGCAATCCCGGTGTTTCGCTATGAAGCACCTTTATCGGAAACACCGCCAATTGCCGATAAGCCAATTTTGGATCTGGAATATAACCTGGTGGGTGTGATCGTTTTTACAACCAAAACTTTCCCTTGGGAATTTCTGCCGCTAAAGGAAATATCACTCTATATTGCCCGATCTTTATTGATATTCACCTTATTTGCCGGGATCATTGGCTCGCTGTTTGGCATGCTGACAGCTAATGGACTCACAAAACGATTTTCTAATGTCTCTCAGGCAGCGCATTCTTGGTCACGTGGTGATTTTTCAGCAATAATTCGTGATAAACATGATGACGAAATCGGCAAATTAGGAAATGACCTTAATACCATGGCAGAACAATTGGAAAACCTTCTGGATCGCCGCCAGGAGATATCAATCCTGGAGGAGCGGAATCGGCTGGCCAGAGACCTTCATGACAGTGTCAAGCAACAGGCTTTTGCTGCCTCCGCTCAGCTTGCGGCTGCAAAAGTACGCTTTAGTTCCGATCCGGATCGGGCTGCTGGCCATTTGGACCAGGCTGAAATCCTGATTGGGAAGGTCCGTCAGGAACTGACCGATCTTATTCAGGAATTGCGTCCTGTGGCGATGAAAGGGAAAGGTCTGATCGTTGCCGTAAAGGACTATGCCGAAGATTGGTGCAACCGGTATGACATTGAGATCAGTACCCATGTCCGTGGGGAGCGCAATATCCCTCTTGAAGCTGAAAAATCCGTATTTCGGATTATCCAGGAGGGGTTAGCTAATGTGGCCTGGCATAGCCATGCGACAAAAGTTGATCTGGTCTTTAATTTCCGCACAGATTTTTTGTTGTTGACCATCCGTGATGATGGGATCGGGTTCACTGTAGATCAATCGACGAAATCTGGGATGGGTCTGAAATCCATGAGAGAACGAGCTGAACTTATCGGCGGTGAACTCAGCATTGACAGTCGGATTGGCGTTGGCACCAAGATTATATTAAAATATCCCTATACACAGTTGGAGATATGA
- a CDS encoding ABC transporter substrate-binding protein, translated as MKKKRLFIFLSILLVASFILTACQSATQEPQQVETEVVETEPAEVETSEPEVVEEQELDVYRIAMLADMTSSNVWNLFGPGASTYNYVVQAQYWPTLYGTGDQRLDLVPFLAADFASPIEEEGDFFVSTVVLKDNFLWSDGSEVTAEDIAFTAQVIKDFELAGNWTYYVNSVDHIEAIDSKTAKIYYAIRPGLANHEYGTLQDPIVQKAYWEPVLADAYAAVEAAREFEVDSDEYTAAMAEAQQIIYSVPADGEPVAGPFIFDQWEVGAFAENSENSDYFFKGTMIELYDDGTYHEYKGDEWDFTAYGEGTGNVILSFESGPHAKAVVYSIYNQDAAVLALLNGEVDYIYNPNGYGPGLRAQLDGHADVDVVENARNGFRFMAFNFEHAPMDDIAVRQSIACMVDLEFLTTNVLQGAALPVYTPVPVGQAYWFNPDVPILCEGYTEQERMEWAVNRLSEAGYTWDTEPTWNTDRGGSIDWGVGLKMPDGEYVPELTLLAPSAGYDPLRATAGVLIEQWASSIGFPVRAQLTNFNNILNETLGGGGNWDMSVAGWNLSLFPDHMCDFFLYEWGGVFAFTGFTSDRLSELCVDFKSTNDLEHAKEIGYEMQTILATEIPYMYLFANPVQDAYNVSNVAFPYLEVLGGLETLYGLQLNVYSAE; from the coding sequence ATGAAAAAAAAGAGACTCTTTATTTTCCTGAGCATACTCCTCGTCGCGAGCTTCATTCTGACGGCTTGCCAGAGTGCCACCCAGGAACCCCAGCAGGTCGAGACGGAAGTCGTCGAGACAGAGCCCGCTGAGGTTGAAACCAGTGAGCCTGAAGTAGTTGAGGAACAGGAATTGGATGTCTATCGAATTGCCATGCTGGCTGATATGACCAGTTCCAATGTCTGGAACCTGTTTGGCCCTGGCGCTTCGACCTATAACTACGTCGTTCAGGCGCAATACTGGCCAACCCTTTATGGTACCGGCGACCAAAGACTTGACCTGGTACCCTTCTTGGCTGCCGATTTCGCCAGCCCCATCGAGGAAGAAGGCGACTTCTTCGTTTCAACCGTTGTCCTCAAGGATAATTTCCTCTGGTCAGATGGTTCCGAGGTCACAGCCGAAGACATTGCTTTCACCGCTCAGGTCATCAAAGATTTCGAACTCGCAGGTAACTGGACCTATTATGTGAATAGCGTGGATCATATCGAAGCTATCGATTCAAAGACAGCGAAGATCTACTACGCCATCCGCCCCGGCCTGGCAAACCATGAATATGGCACCCTTCAGGACCCCATCGTTCAAAAAGCCTATTGGGAACCCGTTTTGGCCGATGCTTATGCCGCAGTCGAAGCAGCTCGAGAGTTTGAAGTTGACAGCGATGAATATACAGCCGCTATGGCTGAAGCACAACAGATCATCTACAGCGTTCCCGCTGATGGCGAACCTGTGGCTGGCCCCTTCATCTTTGACCAATGGGAAGTTGGCGCATTTGCTGAGAACTCAGAGAATAGCGACTATTTCTTCAAGGGTACTATGATCGAACTCTACGATGACGGTACCTATCATGAGTATAAAGGTGACGAATGGGATTTCACAGCTTATGGTGAAGGTACCGGCAACGTAATTCTCTCCTTTGAAAGTGGTCCCCATGCAAAAGCCGTCGTTTACAGCATCTATAACCAGGATGCAGCCGTATTAGCCCTCTTGAACGGCGAAGTAGATTATATCTATAACCCCAATGGCTATGGCCCCGGCCTGCGCGCTCAACTGGATGGACATGCTGATGTTGATGTTGTTGAAAATGCTCGAAATGGCTTCCGTTTCATGGCCTTCAACTTCGAACATGCTCCCATGGATGATATCGCTGTTCGTCAGTCTATCGCCTGTATGGTTGACCTGGAATTCCTAACCACAAACGTTCTGCAGGGCGCTGCACTCCCCGTCTACACTCCTGTTCCCGTTGGACAGGCCTATTGGTTCAACCCGGACGTTCCGATCCTCTGCGAAGGCTACACTGAGCAGGAACGGATGGAATGGGCTGTCAATCGCCTTAGCGAAGCTGGCTATACCTGGGATACCGAACCTACTTGGAACACAGATCGTGGCGGCTCCATTGACTGGGGCGTTGGGTTAAAGATGCCTGATGGCGAATATGTTCCCGAATTGACCCTTCTGGCTCCCTCCGCTGGTTACGACCCCTTGCGGGCAACCGCTGGCGTGCTCATTGAACAGTGGGCTTCCAGTATCGGTTTCCCCGTCCGGGCGCAGTTGACCAACTTCAACAACATTCTTAATGAAACCTTAGGTGGCGGTGGCAATTGGGATATGTCCGTAGCTGGCTGGAACTTAAGTCTGTTCCCAGACCATATGTGTGACTTCTTCCTCTATGAATGGGGTGGTGTTTTTGCCTTCACCGGCTTCACCAGTGACCGCTTATCTGAGCTTTGTGTCGATTTCAAATCAACAAATGATTTGGAACATGCCAAGGAAATTGGTTATGAAATGCAGACCATCCTGGCAACTGAGATTCCCTATATGTACCTCTTTGCGAATCCGGTTCAGGATGCCTACAACGTTTCCAATGTTGCCTTCCCCTATCTTGAGGTTTTAGGTGGCTTGGAAACCCTGTACGGTTTACAGCTCAACGTTTACTCTGCTGAGTAA
- a CDS encoding ABC transporter permease: MKKYIFRRVIQILFTLIIFQTLLFVILDAQPGDITNLYLTNPKVTPEIRDQMRVILGLDKPPVIRYFQWLGNFVRGNLGVSFSNYPRPVMDIILERAPRTLALFLTNQIISFLLGYFLGKQMAWHRDTFFEYGMTIVGVILFTIFTPWFGLMMIYLFGIKLQLLPIGKFLDPSLWRNVEVPANTIFYYMILTAVIAGLVYVAIILLTRKTSRTLRQVIQFGGFLGLIGLVVLAWSLTPYGYLAVDILKHMILPVTVSTLVSFAGTMLLMRNTMLETLREDFVMAARAKGLSEHVVRDKHAARNAFLPVFTNLIIGIPFALSGGIITETIFSWPGMGLTLLQAVNLEDIPLAMGTLSFVGVLALSAHLIADVAYAFLDPRIRYQ, encoded by the coding sequence ATGAAAAAGTACATTTTCCGCCGTGTTATTCAGATCTTATTTACGCTGATCATTTTTCAAACACTGCTTTTTGTGATCCTGGATGCTCAACCAGGAGATATCACAAACCTTTACCTCACAAACCCAAAAGTCACGCCTGAAATCCGCGATCAAATGCGTGTCATTCTGGGATTGGATAAGCCACCGGTCATCCGGTATTTCCAATGGCTGGGCAATTTCGTCAGAGGCAATTTAGGCGTGTCCTTCAGTAATTATCCCCGCCCTGTCATGGATATCATCCTGGAACGAGCACCCCGGACATTGGCCCTATTCCTTACCAATCAGATCATCTCGTTCCTATTAGGCTATTTCTTGGGCAAACAAATGGCCTGGCACCGGGACACCTTCTTCGAATATGGCATGACAATTGTCGGTGTGATCCTCTTCACAATATTCACTCCCTGGTTCGGACTGATGATGATCTATCTATTCGGGATCAAGCTCCAGTTATTGCCCATCGGGAAATTCCTCGATCCAAGTCTGTGGCGCAATGTTGAAGTGCCCGCCAATACGATCTTTTATTACATGATCCTCACGGCCGTCATCGCTGGTTTGGTCTATGTCGCCATCATCTTGCTCACCCGTAAAACCAGCCGGACCCTCCGTCAAGTTATCCAATTCGGTGGTTTCCTCGGTTTGATCGGCCTGGTTGTTCTGGCCTGGAGCCTTACTCCTTATGGCTACCTTGCTGTGGACATTCTCAAGCACATGATCTTGCCGGTTACGGTTTCCACTTTGGTTTCTTTTGCTGGGACAATGCTCCTGATGCGCAATACAATGCTCGAAACCTTACGGGAAGACTTCGTCATGGCAGCCAGAGCTAAAGGCCTCTCGGAACACGTCGTGCGGGATAAGCACGCTGCCCGGAATGCTTTCCTGCCGGTCTTCACCAACCTCATTATCGGCATCCCCTTTGCCCTGAGCGGTGGGATCATCACCGAGACGATCTTCTCCTGGCCTGGCATGGGGCTGACCCTCTTGCAAGCGGTCAATCTCGAAGACATCCCTTTGGCGATGGGCACCTTAAGCTTTGTCGGTGTTTTAGCACTCTCAGCTCACCTGATAGCCGATGTCGCCTATGCCTTCCTCGATCCACGCATTCGATATCAATAG
- a CDS encoding ABC transporter permease: MQATSIQPNIKVPLWRVRLRLAWKSFKSNWKLFVHNPIGVIGLVIILIFALMAFSHPILMKYVWEPKVYDPVIGYDMEIFVHPSPPSARHILGTDPLGRDILSQLLYGTRFSFILGISSALISVIIATTIGAVSAYYGGVVDMIFMRLADVITMLPFIAILVVLSALWEFTGFTLALVYGLLVGFGGQTIVIKSQALSIKVKPYIESARASGGGDWHIILTHMLPNLLPISFLFMMFTVTNAVFAEAALSFFGLLNIRMSWGIMINTAQAAGYLLAGPDYLYLLLPAGLAITLLCSAFYMVGRAMDEIVNPRLRER, encoded by the coding sequence ATGCAAGCAACTTCAATTCAACCCAATATAAAAGTTCCACTCTGGCGGGTACGCCTCCGCTTGGCCTGGAAATCATTCAAATCCAATTGGAAACTCTTTGTCCATAACCCAATTGGCGTCATTGGCCTGGTCATTATCCTGATCTTCGCTCTGATGGCTTTCTCCCATCCCATTTTGATGAAATATGTTTGGGAACCCAAGGTTTATGACCCAGTCATCGGCTATGACATGGAGATTTTTGTCCATCCCTCCCCACCCTCTGCCCGTCATATTTTAGGAACAGATCCTCTGGGTCGGGACATCCTTAGCCAGCTGCTTTACGGCACCCGATTTAGTTTTATCCTGGGGATTTCTTCAGCGCTGATCTCAGTGATCATCGCCACAACGATTGGAGCGGTATCTGCCTATTATGGCGGGGTCGTGGACATGATATTCATGCGACTGGCGGATGTCATCACGATGCTGCCTTTCATAGCCATTCTGGTGGTGCTATCCGCCCTATGGGAGTTCACTGGTTTCACGCTAGCCCTGGTCTATGGTCTCCTGGTTGGCTTTGGCGGCCAAACCATTGTCATCAAATCCCAGGCGCTCAGTATCAAGGTAAAACCTTATATCGAATCGGCAAGGGCCTCCGGTGGTGGTGATTGGCACATCATCCTGACCCATATGTTACCGAACTTACTGCCGATCTCCTTCCTCTTCATGATGTTCACGGTCACCAACGCCGTTTTCGCCGAGGCTGCCCTTTCTTTCTTCGGTCTGCTGAACATCAGAATGAGCTGGGGCATCATGATCAACACGGCCCAAGCTGCAGGCTATTTGCTGGCAGGTCCCGATTATCTCTACTTGCTCCTGCCGGCCGGCTTAGCCATCACATTACTCTGTTCAGCTTTCTATATGGTCGGTCGGGCAATGGATGAAATCGTCAACCCTCGCCTGCGGGAACGCTAG